From Haloarcula rubripromontorii, a single genomic window includes:
- a CDS encoding NosD domain-containing protein, whose amino-acid sequence MRPALTTVQVFALLAVVLSTLVFAASFAVDTTSARPDPVAFDNTVQRGVTAADEQIARNRSISVPRAQVFYSQYRYVVGYVGIGQAVTALTEPGHEQQFGYPLAVYVSDYSDRPVRCGDDGSLRTATPPDWVEANQAHYVVDGSARVPSGPAVVPFADRDDAAAFADSCGGQIIDWDTLQTRSFDLEQAATVRQQVGPREKDANATVRAARQRRDRPVSVEVGTDAPTVQAAVDAAPPNTTVVVPAGTYDEQVTIDKPLTLSGPGATLDGGENGTVVTVTADRVGVTGFNVVGVGNTTVGDPTKTNDSAWDATVTTAYGNSDAAVTGRNVSGLYVANLTVETPASGVVLRQASGSVVENVTVNGTADWQDGFMGVIGMHGPVVVQNSVFNGGRDGVYLHRADGTAVRNNTFRDNRFGVHLMYTSRSLVADNVARGQEYAGVVVMTNPVANAIVGNDVRHSGSGVMLAGSRSYIAHNVVVDTTQAMSTNADRSLYEHNVLYGNDIGVRASTVVPSNIVTENDFIANDRHAVSGPGPLRVYTHDGRGNYWSGAYDLTGGTGPVLAQSYSPTDSVDRQLHQTDAAIVLRSAPSVRGLRALRGTTPGFRRGSIVDRAPLSDPANPETVRRLRNETATEVPV is encoded by the coding sequence ATGCGACCAGCTCTGACGACTGTGCAAGTCTTCGCGCTACTCGCGGTAGTTCTCAGTACACTGGTTTTCGCTGCGTCGTTTGCCGTCGACACCACCAGCGCCCGCCCCGACCCGGTGGCGTTCGACAACACTGTGCAACGCGGTGTTACGGCGGCCGACGAACAGATCGCCCGGAATCGGAGCATCAGCGTTCCGCGCGCGCAAGTCTTCTACTCGCAGTACCGCTACGTCGTCGGCTACGTCGGTATCGGTCAGGCTGTGACAGCGCTCACGGAGCCGGGACACGAGCAGCAGTTCGGGTATCCGCTCGCGGTGTACGTTTCCGACTACAGCGACCGGCCGGTCAGGTGCGGCGACGATGGCTCGCTTCGGACCGCAACGCCGCCGGACTGGGTCGAGGCCAATCAGGCCCACTACGTCGTCGACGGGTCGGCGCGGGTCCCGTCTGGGCCGGCGGTTGTGCCCTTTGCTGACCGGGACGACGCCGCAGCGTTCGCCGATAGCTGTGGCGGGCAAATCATCGACTGGGACACACTCCAAACCCGGTCGTTCGACCTCGAACAGGCGGCAACAGTCCGACAACAGGTCGGTCCGCGGGAAAAAGATGCGAACGCCACCGTACGGGCGGCACGACAGCGTCGAGATCGACCTGTCTCGGTCGAGGTCGGAACCGATGCTCCGACCGTACAGGCGGCCGTCGATGCGGCCCCGCCGAACACGACAGTCGTCGTCCCCGCCGGCACGTACGACGAGCAGGTGACGATAGACAAGCCACTCACCCTCAGCGGCCCCGGAGCGACGCTTGACGGTGGGGAGAACGGAACTGTCGTCACCGTGACCGCAGACCGGGTCGGTGTCACCGGCTTCAACGTCGTCGGTGTCGGCAACACGACGGTCGGCGACCCGACGAAGACCAACGACAGCGCCTGGGACGCGACTGTGACGACTGCCTACGGAAACAGCGATGCCGCCGTGACCGGTCGCAACGTCTCCGGACTGTACGTTGCGAACCTCACCGTCGAGACGCCCGCAAGCGGCGTCGTTCTGCGACAGGCCTCCGGCTCGGTCGTCGAGAACGTCACGGTCAACGGGACGGCAGACTGGCAGGATGGATTCATGGGTGTTATCGGAATGCATGGACCGGTTGTCGTGCAGAATTCGGTCTTCAACGGCGGGCGTGACGGCGTGTATCTCCACCGGGCCGACGGGACCGCCGTCCGGAACAACACGTTCCGGGACAACCGCTTCGGCGTCCACCTCATGTACACCTCGCGGTCGCTCGTCGCCGACAATGTCGCCCGGGGACAGGAGTACGCCGGCGTCGTCGTCATGACGAACCCCGTGGCGAACGCCATCGTCGGGAACGACGTGCGCCACTCCGGGAGTGGCGTCATGTTAGCCGGCTCCCGGAGCTATATTGCGCACAACGTGGTAGTCGACACTACCCAGGCGATGTCAACCAACGCCGACCGGTCCCTGTACGAACACAACGTCCTCTACGGGAACGACATCGGCGTGCGAGCGTCGACAGTCGTCCCGTCGAACATCGTCACCGAGAACGATTTCATCGCGAACGACCGTCACGCTGTCTCGGGACCGGGGCCGCTACGTGTGTACACGCACGACGGCAGAGGGAACTACTGGAGCGGCGCGTACGACCTCACTGGCGGGACTGGCCCGGTGCTGGCACAGTCCTACTCACCCACCGATTCCGTCGACCGTCAGCTCCATCAGACTGACGCCGCCATCGTCCTCAGGTCGGCACCGAGCGTCCGAGGTCTCCGAGCGCTTCGTGGCACCACGCCCGGCTTTCGCCGGGGAAGTATCGTCGACAGGGCACCCCTGTCAGACCCTGCGAATCCCGAGACCGTCAGGCGTCTTCGAAACGAGACAGCCACGGAGGTCCCAGTATGA
- a CDS encoding ABC transporter ATP-binding protein: MTGETYLTAAEVTKSYGDVTAVSEVSLDIPSNAVTGFIGPNGSGKTTLLRMLLGVERPTSGTISYSGPDAERQLGYLPQRPTFRPGFSVRETAGFYADLVDDDPDRLLERVGLEEVASRPVSGLSGGMTRLLGIAQALAGDPPIVMLDEPASGLDPAMSRLIFDIVESIADAGRAVVLCSHELPLVEQTADRLVVLESGRLVRTGSVASLREQTGGPLHETFTALLEQDRATVAAPGGEEP; this comes from the coding sequence ATGACTGGCGAGACGTATCTCACGGCGGCGGAAGTCACGAAATCGTACGGTGACGTGACGGCCGTTTCAGAAGTATCGCTCGACATCCCGTCGAACGCCGTCACCGGATTCATCGGTCCGAACGGGTCCGGGAAAACGACGCTCCTGCGCATGCTTCTGGGCGTCGAGCGACCCACCAGCGGGACTATCTCGTACAGCGGCCCCGATGCCGAACGGCAACTGGGCTACCTGCCACAGCGACCGACCTTCCGACCGGGGTTCAGCGTCCGGGAGACGGCCGGATTCTACGCGGACCTCGTCGACGACGACCCGGACCGGCTGCTTGAGCGTGTCGGCCTCGAAGAAGTGGCCAGCCGTCCCGTCTCAGGACTCTCCGGGGGAATGACGCGCCTTCTGGGAATCGCACAGGCACTGGCCGGTGACCCGCCGATTGTGATGCTCGACGAACCAGCAAGCGGGCTCGACCCGGCGATGAGCCGACTGATATTCGACATCGTCGAATCGATTGCCGACGCCGGCCGTGCCGTGGTTCTGTGCTCGCACGAACTGCCACTCGTCGAGCAAACGGCTGACCGACTGGTTGTGCTCGAATCCGGTCGCCTTGTCCGAACCGGGTCGGTTGCATCCCTGCGGGAACAGACCGGCGGGCCGCTCCACGAGACGTTTACAGCGCTTCTAGAACAGGACAGAGCCACTGTCGCTGCACCGGGGGGAGAGGAGCCATGA
- the fdhF gene encoding formate dehydrogenase subunit alpha, producing the protein MGTDQNRNPRAEQTVCPYCGVGCTIQYADNGKATGTAGPVNTKGEICPKGGAAYDVVEHEDRLTQPLVRANGQFATAPWETAMARVADRLGNIIDQHGPDAVEFFASSNCTNEENYVFQKIARMLGTNNVDNCARLCHSSTVAAMSERFGAGAMTNTLDDLAETDCLLVTGANPAEQHPVIFRSYFLPAIRNGATLIHIDPRETDTTDAADIHLDVRPGYDIQLLNSMAKVVLDEDLVDESFIEARTTGYSELTAHLDNVDIGLGADVAGVDPEAVREAARAYAEADTAAIVTGMGMSQHTCGTDNVHALLNLALLTGNVGRPGTGVNPLRGQNNVQGAGDVGALPSVLPGYEPVTDPDARQRVADEWGVEPPSEPGLTETAATHQFGDSVKAAVVFGENPAVTEPNASSVRAGFDDLDFCVVIDLFETATVDHADVVLPGSSWAEKAGTVTNTDRRVMRMRPNADLPGNARRDLDILTDLGQRLVDQPGEFDYDGPEAVFEELTRVNPLYAGMSYDGIGRSYQRWPFPADADSGTDVLHTETFASGEQTAPLRPVSPTPPADAVSGDQLVLTTGRTLQHFNSGALTRRSETLMRMRGEDVLEIHPDDAAARDIEDGDAVVVENGRGSVTVSAAVTAAIRPGVVFCTFHYLDPLANALTGDSLDPVAEIPEYKHSAVQVRKPSAT; encoded by the coding sequence ATGGGCACCGATCAAAACCGAAATCCCCGTGCCGAGCAGACAGTCTGTCCGTACTGCGGCGTCGGCTGTACGATACAGTACGCGGACAACGGAAAGGCGACCGGCACAGCGGGGCCAGTAAACACGAAAGGGGAGATCTGTCCGAAGGGCGGAGCCGCGTACGACGTGGTCGAACACGAGGACCGGCTAACCCAGCCACTCGTCCGTGCGAACGGGCAGTTCGCCACTGCGCCCTGGGAAACCGCCATGGCTCGCGTGGCCGACCGGCTCGGGAATATCATCGACCAGCACGGGCCAGACGCCGTCGAGTTCTTCGCGTCCTCGAACTGCACGAACGAGGAAAATTACGTCTTTCAGAAGATCGCGCGGATGCTCGGCACCAACAACGTCGACAACTGCGCTCGCCTCTGTCATTCGTCGACGGTCGCCGCGATGAGCGAGCGGTTCGGTGCCGGGGCGATGACGAACACGCTCGATGACCTCGCGGAAACCGACTGTCTGCTCGTCACCGGGGCGAACCCGGCCGAACAGCACCCTGTCATCTTCCGGTCGTACTTCCTGCCGGCGATTCGAAACGGGGCGACGCTCATCCATATCGACCCGCGCGAAACGGACACGACCGATGCCGCCGACATCCACCTCGACGTCCGTCCCGGATACGATATCCAGCTCCTCAATTCGATGGCGAAGGTCGTTCTCGACGAGGACCTCGTCGACGAGTCCTTTATCGAGGCCCGAACGACCGGCTATTCGGAGTTGACGGCACATCTCGACAATGTCGATATCGGATTGGGTGCCGACGTGGCCGGCGTTGACCCGGAAGCCGTTCGAGAGGCGGCCCGAGCATACGCCGAGGCCGATACGGCGGCAATCGTCACCGGGATGGGAATGAGCCAACACACGTGCGGGACCGACAACGTCCACGCGCTGTTGAACCTCGCGCTGTTGACCGGCAACGTCGGTCGCCCGGGAACCGGTGTGAACCCGCTCCGTGGCCAGAACAACGTTCAGGGGGCCGGCGACGTTGGCGCGCTTCCCAGCGTGCTCCCCGGCTACGAACCCGTTACCGACCCGGATGCTCGACAGCGTGTCGCCGACGAGTGGGGTGTCGAACCGCCGAGCGAACCCGGCCTGACGGAGACGGCGGCGACACACCAGTTCGGTGATTCGGTCAAGGCCGCAGTCGTGTTCGGCGAGAACCCGGCTGTCACAGAACCGAACGCCAGTTCCGTCAGGGCCGGCTTCGACGACCTCGATTTCTGCGTCGTCATCGATCTCTTCGAGACAGCGACCGTCGACCACGCGGATGTCGTGCTTCCGGGAAGCAGCTGGGCGGAGAAAGCGGGGACCGTGACCAATACGGACCGGCGGGTGATGCGGATGCGGCCGAACGCCGATCTGCCCGGAAACGCCCGCCGGGACCTCGATATCCTCACAGACCTCGGTCAGCGGTTGGTCGACCAGCCGGGCGAGTTCGACTACGACGGGCCTGAAGCGGTGTTCGAAGAACTAACGCGGGTCAATCCGCTGTACGCCGGCATGAGTTACGACGGCATCGGTCGGAGCTACCAGCGCTGGCCGTTCCCGGCAGACGCCGATTCCGGAACCGACGTGCTCCACACGGAGACGTTCGCCTCGGGCGAGCAAACGGCACCGCTACGCCCGGTCTCGCCGACGCCGCCAGCCGATGCCGTCTCCGGGGACCAGCTCGTGCTCACGACGGGACGCACGCTCCAGCACTTCAACAGCGGCGCGCTCACTCGCCGGTCGGAGACGCTCATGCGAATGCGCGGAGAGGACGTACTCGAAATCCATCCGGACGACGCTGCCGCCCGCGATATCGAGGACGGCGATGCTGTTGTCGTCGAGAACGGCCGGGGCAGCGTGACGGTGTCGGCAGCTGTGACGGCGGCTATTCGGCCCGGTGTCGTGTTCTGTACGTTCCACTATCTGGACCCGCTCGCAAACGCCCTTACCGGTGACTCGCTCGATCCAGTCGCCGAGATTCCCGAGTACAAGCATTCGGCAGTGCAGGTGCGAAAGCCATCGGCCACATAG